The following proteins are co-located in the Lepisosteus oculatus isolate fLepOcu1 chromosome 9, fLepOcu1.hap2, whole genome shotgun sequence genome:
- the LOC138241203 gene encoding galectin-1-like, with the protein MSVFSVTNAVVKEGTVIRIEGKIAPDADAFSVNLGSDSENIALHFNPRFQDDGGVIVVNSMSKGSWQAEQIEKAFPFKKGTVTELKVRVKRDMFVVEGPHNLKVEFRDRLHLPSITTIFIIGKFNLTAYDIH; encoded by the exons ATGTCG GTGTTTTCGGTGACAAATGCAGTCGTTAAAGAAGGCACCGTCATCAGAATTGAGGGGAAGATAGCTCCAGATGCTGACGC ATTCAGTGTTAACCTGGGGAGTGATTCAGAGAACATTGCACTGCACTTCAATCCCCGTTTCCAAGACGATGGTGGTGTAATTGTCGTCAATTCAATGTCCAAGGGGAGCTGGCAAGCAGAGCAGATTGAAAAGGCCTTCCCTTTCAAGAAAGGAACTGTCACAGAG tTAAAAGTGAGAGTGAAGAGAGATATGTTTGTGGTGGAGGGTCCTCACAATCTGAAGGTGGAATTTCGTGACCGTCTGCATCTGCCATCAATAACCACTATCTTTATTATTGGGAAATTCAACCTCACTGCCTATGATATCCATTAA